The sequence GCTCATGGTGGTGAGTACCGTGGTTGTCCTGGGGGCGGTCTATTATGCCTATCGGGTGTATATACGACAGCCAACCCTGGCGGCTGACTTGGCCCAGCGGCTGGGGCTGGTCTATCGTCTCTCCTTTAATAAGTACTTCGTTGACGAGGCTTACCAATTGCTGGTGGTACGACCCTTCCAGGCCCTGGCGACGGTTTCATGGAAATGGTTTGATGTTCGAGTAGTAGATGGGGTGGTGAATGGCAGTGGATTTACTATCGCCTGGCTGGGAGGGGTCATTCGCCGGGTGCAGACTGGCCTGATTCAGCACTACGCTTCCATCATTCTGCTCGGGGTTATTTTCATATTGATTTACCTATATATCGCCTAATGGATTGGCTTCAACAACATCTCCTGACCCTGACCATCTTTGTCCCTACCGCCGGGGCCGGGATTATTCTTTTCCTGCGCGAATCCCGGCGTGAGCTTATCCGGCAAGTGGCGCTGTGGACATCGCTGGTAGCCTTTGTTCTCTCCTACTTCCTCTTTAAGGGGTTTGAGTTCACTAGCGCATTTCAATTCATTGAGCGAGCGCCCTGGATTCCTAACTATGGCATTAGCTATCATGTCGGCATTGACGGCATCAGTCTCCTGCTGGTCATGCTCACCAGCTTCATCACCCCCGTGACCATCTTATCCTCGTTCAATGCTATCCAGCGGCGGGTCAAGGGCTTCATGGTGGCTCTGCTGGTCATGGAGACCGGTATGCTGGGCGTGTTCGCCGCCCTGGATCTGTTCCTCTTTTACATCTTCTGGGAGGCCATGCTCATCCCCATGTACCTCATCATTGGGATCTGGGGCGGTGAGAATCGGCTGTATGCCTCCATCAAGTTTGTCCTGTTCACCATGCTGGGCAGCCTTCTCATGCTGGTGGCGATTTTCAGCCTATGGAGTCAGGGCAATGCTCAGTTGGGATATCCAACCGCCAACTACCTGGAGCTGACCGGCCTGAGGCTTTCGCATACAACCCAGATCTGGATGTTCCTGGCTTTCGCTTTGAGCTTCGCCATCAAGGTGCCGCTCTTCCCGTTCCATACCTGGCTACCGGATGCCCACGTTGAGGCTCCCACCGCCGGCTCGGTCATCCTGGCCGGTATCCTGCTGAAAATGGGGGGCTACGGCTTTCTGCGCTACTGCCTGCCCCTGTTTCCGGAGGCCACCGCCCAGTTCACTCCCCTCATCGTGGCCCTCGCGGTGGTCGGGATTATTTACGGTGCCCTGGTCGCCATGGCCCAGCCGGACATGAAAAAGCTGGTGGCCTATTCCAGCGTGAGTCACCTGGGATTCGTGGTAGTGGGCATCTTCGCTCTCAGCTTACAGTCGGTGTCCGGCGGCATCATTCAGATGGTGAACCACGGCCTGTCCACCGGTGCCTTGTTCCTTCTGGTGGGAATCATCTACGAGCGGACCCACACCCGCCAGATCGCTGACTATGGTGGTCTGGCAAGCCGTATGCCCCGCTATGCGGCAGTATTTGTCATCGTAACCCTGGCCAGCATTGGCCTGCCTGGCCTGAATGGCTTCGTGGGTGAATTTCTCATCATCGTGGGGAGCTTCAAGACGCAGCCCGTGGCCGCTGTCCTGGCCGTGCTGGGCGTGATTCTTTCAGCGATATATCTGCTATGGCTAGTGCACCGAGTCTTCTTCGGCCCGCAGGCCGGGGCTGTGAAAGTCACAAAGGAAGCGGGTGAAGGCTGGGGACTAATAGATCTGACCCGCCGCGAATGGGCGGTGATGCTGCCGATCCTGGTCATGATCGTCATGTTGGGTGTCTACCCTCAGCCGTTCCTGAAGCGAATTGAACCGTCGGTAACAACTTTGGTGAACACTTACCAGCAGGCCGTCGCCCCGACAGCAGCTGCCCAGATTGAGATGGAAACCACCCTATCCTATGAGGAAGATGAGTGAATCAGGCTAAACGACATATAGATCACCATGCATTGAGGAGATGGCTCGGGGCGCTTATTGTGATCCTGCTGGTGCCGGCTCTGGCTCTGGCAACCAGCGAGGAGGGCGGCGAACACCTGGGACGTATCCTGCCCCTGTGGAGCGCGATTCCCTTCCTGGGAATACTGCTCTCCATTGCCATTTTTCCGCTGATGGCGCCCACTTTCTGGCATCACCACTTTCCCAAAGTCTCAGCCGCCTGGGCCATCATTCTCGCGGTGCCGTTCCTCATCGCCTACCGGGGTGAAGCCTTTCACGAGCTCGTCCACATCATGCTGGTGGACTATGTTCCCTTCATCATCGTTCTCTGGGGCCTGTTTACGATCGGTGGCGGCATCGCGCTGCGCGGCACTCTCGTGGGCACTCCGGCAGTGAACACCGTCCTGCTGCTGATCGGGACCTTACTGGCCAGCTGGGTGGGCACCACCGGCGCGGCCATGCTATTGATCCGGCCGGTTATCCGGGCCAACGCTTGGCGGAAAAGCAAGAAGCACATCATCATCTTTTTCATTTTCCTGGTGGCCAATATCGGCGGCTCTCTGACTCCCCTGGGCGACCCGCCCCTGCTGCTGGGCTTCATTCATGGCGTACCCTTCTTCTGGACCCTACGGCTTGTCGTCGAGATGGCCTTTATGGTCATCGTCCTGCTGGTCCTTTTTTTCCTGCTGGACAGCTATTTTCTCAAACGGGACGGGACGCCGCGGCCCGCCATCCAGGGTGGCGAACCCATCCGCCTGGAGGGCCTGCATAACTTTCTTTTTCTAGGTGGGATTATGGCCCTGGTGCTCATGAGCGGCATGCTGGAACTTCCCGAAGTCTCCATTCTGGGAGTCCATATTCCGTTGCAGGACATCTACCGGAACCTGGGGATTATCCTCGTGCTGGTGCTGTCCTACAGGAGCACGCGGCAGGAGCTCCGGGATGCCAACGGCTTCACCTGGGCTCCCATCAAGGAAGTGGCCTACCTATTTGCGGGCATCTTCATCACTATTGTCCCGGTACTGGCCATGCTCAGAGCCGGCTCGGAAGGCGCCCTGGCCTTCATCATTAATAGTGTGGAACGGCCCTGGCACTATTTCTGGGTCACAGGGACACTCAGCAGCTTCCTGGATAACGCGCCCACCTACCTCACCTTTTTTAACACCGCCTTGGGCAAGCTGCATCTGACGGAAGGGGAGGTGGGCCGCTTTCTGGCAGGCAACGCCACGGAAGGCGAGCTGCTGACCAACCTCCAGGTGTTTGAGACCATGTTGGTCGCGATCTCTATCGGGGCCGTTTTCATGGGAGCCAATACGTACATCGGCAACGCCCCTAACTTCATGGTGCGCTCCATCGCCGAAGAGAACAAGATCCCCATGCCCAGCTTCTTCGGCTATATGGTCTGGTCGGTGCTCATACTGCTCCCCATATTTGTAATTGTCACCTTCGTATTCTTGAGGTAACCGCCATGTTCAGCGATATACTGTGTGCCACGGATTTGAGCCCTCGTTCCGATGAAGCGCTGCGGGTAGCCGTCCATGTGGCGGCTAAGTATAATGCCCGGCTGACGATACTGAACGTCCATGAGGAGTTCATGGACAAGGGTGAAATG is a genomic window of Candidatus Neomarinimicrobiota bacterium containing:
- a CDS encoding NADH-quinone oxidoreductase subunit M; this translates as MDWLQQHLLTLTIFVPTAGAGIILFLRESRRELIRQVALWTSLVAFVLSYFLFKGFEFTSAFQFIERAPWIPNYGISYHVGIDGISLLLVMLTSFITPVTILSSFNAIQRRVKGFMVALLVMETGMLGVFAALDLFLFYIFWEAMLIPMYLIIGIWGGENRLYASIKFVLFTMLGSLLMLVAIFSLWSQGNAQLGYPTANYLELTGLRLSHTTQIWMFLAFALSFAIKVPLFPFHTWLPDAHVEAPTAGSVILAGILLKMGGYGFLRYCLPLFPEATAQFTPLIVALAVVGIIYGALVAMAQPDMKKLVAYSSVSHLGFVVVGIFALSLQSVSGGIIQMVNHGLSTGALFLLVGIIYERTHTRQIADYGGLASRMPRYAAVFVIVTLASIGLPGLNGFVGEFLIIVGSFKTQPVAAVLAVLGVILSAIYLLWLVHRVFFGPQAGAVKVTKEAGEGWGLIDLTRREWAVMLPILVMIVMLGVYPQPFLKRIEPSVTTLVNTYQQAVAPTAAAQIEMETTLSYEEDE
- a CDS encoding sodium:proton antiporter, encoding MILLVPALALATSEEGGEHLGRILPLWSAIPFLGILLSIAIFPLMAPTFWHHHFPKVSAAWAIILAVPFLIAYRGEAFHELVHIMLVDYVPFIIVLWGLFTIGGGIALRGTLVGTPAVNTVLLLIGTLLASWVGTTGAAMLLIRPVIRANAWRKSKKHIIIFFIFLVANIGGSLTPLGDPPLLLGFIHGVPFFWTLRLVVEMAFMVIVLLVLFFLLDSYFLKRDGTPRPAIQGGEPIRLEGLHNFLFLGGIMALVLMSGMLELPEVSILGVHIPLQDIYRNLGIILVLVLSYRSTRQELRDANGFTWAPIKEVAYLFAGIFITIVPVLAMLRAGSEGALAFIINSVERPWHYFWVTGTLSSFLDNAPTYLTFFNTALGKLHLTEGEVGRFLAGNATEGELLTNLQVFETMLVAISIGAVFMGANTYIGNAPNFMVRSIAEENKIPMPSFFGYMVWSVLILLPIFVIVTFVFLR